Proteins from a genomic interval of Gadus macrocephalus chromosome 2, ASM3116895v1:
- the arhgdia gene encoding rho GDP-dissociation inhibitor 1 isoform X1, whose amino-acid sequence MLPAGDITGALESREQKRAELKGRDMAEPRPQRTPDQTPDQTPDRTPEGTPDPLGADLPEATPGYKPPVPKTLQELHELDQDDESLTKYKKSLLGDARGSHDEGGLNVVVTRLTLLCDTAPKPMTLDLQGDLQAVKKQVFELKEGVDYKIKISFKVQREIVSGLKYHQVMSRKGITVDRASFMVGSYGPRPSQEQEYVTALDEAPRGLMARGTYNIKSSFVDDDQNVYLSWDWSLTIKKDWSG is encoded by the exons GAAGAGACATGGCGGAGCCGAGACCCCAGCGGACCCCAGACCAGACCCCGGACCAGACCCCGGACCGGACCCCAGAGGGGACCCCAGACCCGCTGGGGGCGGACCTCCCAGAGGCCACGCCCGGGTACAAGCCCCCGGTGCCGAAGACCCTCCAGGAGCTCCATGAGCTGGACCAGGACGACGAGAGCCTCACCAAGTACAAGAAGAGCCTGCTGGGCGATGCCCGCGGCAGCCACG ACGAGGGCGGTTTGAACGTGGTGGTGACCCGGCTGACGCTGCTGTGTGACACGGCGCCGAAGCCCATGACTCTGGACCTGCAGG GTGACCTGCAGGCCGTCAAGAAGCAGGTCTTCGAGCTGAAGGAGGGCGTCGACTACAAGATCAAGATCAGCTTCAAG GTCCAACGGGAGATCGTGTCGGGCCTGAAGTACCACCAGGTGATGTCCAGGAAGGGGATCACAG tGGACCGGGCCTCCTTCATGGTGGGGAGCTACGGGCCGCGGCCCAGCCAGGAGCAGGAGTACGTGACGGCGCTGGACGAGGCTCCGCGCGGCCTGATGGCCCGCGGGACCTACAACATCAAGTCCTCCTTCGTGGACGACGACCAGAACGTGTATCTGTCCTGGGACTGGAGCCTGACCATCAAGAAGGACTGGAGTGgctga
- the arhgdia gene encoding rho GDP-dissociation inhibitor 1 isoform X2, with the protein MAEPRPQRTPDQTPDQTPDRTPEGTPDPLGADLPEATPGYKPPVPKTLQELHELDQDDESLTKYKKSLLGDARGSHDEGGLNVVVTRLTLLCDTAPKPMTLDLQGDLQAVKKQVFELKEGVDYKIKISFKVQREIVSGLKYHQVMSRKGITVDRASFMVGSYGPRPSQEQEYVTALDEAPRGLMARGTYNIKSSFVDDDQNVYLSWDWSLTIKKDWSG; encoded by the exons ATGGCGGAGCCGAGACCCCAGCGGACCCCAGACCAGACCCCGGACCAGACCCCGGACCGGACCCCAGAGGGGACCCCAGACCCGCTGGGGGCGGACCTCCCAGAGGCCACGCCCGGGTACAAGCCCCCGGTGCCGAAGACCCTCCAGGAGCTCCATGAGCTGGACCAGGACGACGAGAGCCTCACCAAGTACAAGAAGAGCCTGCTGGGCGATGCCCGCGGCAGCCACG ACGAGGGCGGTTTGAACGTGGTGGTGACCCGGCTGACGCTGCTGTGTGACACGGCGCCGAAGCCCATGACTCTGGACCTGCAGG GTGACCTGCAGGCCGTCAAGAAGCAGGTCTTCGAGCTGAAGGAGGGCGTCGACTACAAGATCAAGATCAGCTTCAAG GTCCAACGGGAGATCGTGTCGGGCCTGAAGTACCACCAGGTGATGTCCAGGAAGGGGATCACAG tGGACCGGGCCTCCTTCATGGTGGGGAGCTACGGGCCGCGGCCCAGCCAGGAGCAGGAGTACGTGACGGCGCTGGACGAGGCTCCGCGCGGCCTGATGGCCCGCGGGACCTACAACATCAAGTCCTCCTTCGTGGACGACGACCAGAACGTGTATCTGTCCTGGGACTGGAGCCTGACCATCAAGAAGGACTGGAGTGgctga
- the LOC132470285 gene encoding cerebellar degeneration-related protein 2-like — protein MLRPGGMEEFVTEDEEPWYDQRDLEQDLHLAAELGKTLLERNKELEDSLQHMYIINEDQAQEIEYLAKQLEVLRDVNEQHAKVYEQLDVTARALEITNEKLLLESKASHQKIHRLTGTTEALQAQVDGLSGRVEELRTLEELRVRRERKERRKSVSSFPCLKELCTAPRYEDGFLVAHPGSVDLLEPPPADQEHRRLQDSLAALRDNMAAERGRREGAERDCAAALRELEALERRLLGAEGCRLRVRELEAELEEMQQLRRSRAFLLGGGGGGGAAAAGDLEHALLANTPETDTPEEAEPEGGGGAARGGEGPVRKSCSDTALNAISGREEGGAGRRGGGGYVARGRRGMSILSEVDEQYHTLLEKYEELLGKCRRHQEGLCHAGVQTSRPVSRDPSVKDYSLGGSGGAEGGACAGPPSPPSTPEALEGLSRQVEQVDKRLGQNAPEYKTLFKEIFSRLQKTKVHMNSSHKGRKRTK, from the exons ATGCTCCGGCCGGGCGGGATGGAGGAGTTCGTGACGGAGGATGAGGAGCCTTGGTACGACCAGCGGGACCTGGAACAAG acctccacctggCAGCAGAGCTGGGGAAGACTCTTCTGGAACGCAACAAGGAGTTGGAGGACTCGCTGCAGCACATGTACATCATCAACGAGGACCAGGCCCAGGAGATAGag tacCTGGCCAAGCAGCTGGAGGTTCTGCGGGACGTCAACGAGCAGCACGCCAAGGTGTACGAGCAGCTGGACGTCACAGCGCGCGCCCTGGAGATCACCAACGAGAAGCTGCTGCTGGAGAGCAAGGCCTCGCACCAGAAGATCCACAG gctgacGGGCACCACCGAGGCGCTGCAGGCCCAGGTAGACGGGCTGTCGGGCCGCGTGGAGGAGCTCCGCACGCTGGAGGAGCtccgggtgaggagggagaggaaggagaggaggaagagcgtcAGCTCCTTCCCCTGCCTGAAGGAGCTGTGCACCGCACCCAG gtacgAGGACGGCTTCCTGGTGGCCCACCCGGGCAGCGTGGACCTGctggagcccccccccgccgaccAGGAGCACCGCCGGCTGCAGGACTCCCTCGCCGCGCTGCGGGACAACATGGCGGCGGAGCGCGGCCGGCGGGAGGGCGCCGAGCGGGACTGCGCCGCCGCCCTGCGGGAGCTGGAGGCCCTGGAGCGTCGGCTCCTGGGGGCCGAGGGCTGCCGGCTCCGCGTCCGcgagctggaggcggagctagAGGAGATGCAGCAGCTGCGGCGCTCGCGGGCCTTCCTgctgggcggcggggggggcggcggggcggcggcggcgggcgacCTGGAGCACGCCCTCCTCGCCAACACGCCCGAGACGGACACGCccgaggaggcggagccggagggggggggcggggccgcgcgggggggggaggggcccgtCAGGAAGAGCTGCAGCGACACGGCGCTCAACGCCATCTCGGgccgggaggaggggggggcggggcggcggggcggcggcggctacgTGGCGCGCGGCCGGCGGGGGATGTCCATCCTGAGCGAGGTGGACGAGCAGTACCACACGCTGCTGGAGAAGTACGAGGAGCTGCTGGGGAAGTGCCGGCGCCACCAGGAGGGGCTCTGCCACGCCGGGGTGCAGACCTCCCGCCCCGTGTCCCGGGACCCCTCCGTCAAGGACTACAGCCTGGGGGGCTCCGGGGGCGCGGAGGGCGGGGCCTGCGCCgggcccccctcgcccccctccacccccgagGCCCTGGAGGGGCTGAGCCGGCAGGTGGAGCAGGTGGACAAGCGTCTGGGGCAGAACGCGCCCGAGTACAAGACGCTCTTCAAGGAGATCTTCTCCCGCCTGCAGAAGACCAAGGTCCACATGAACTCCTCCCACAAGGGCCGCAAGCGCACCAAGTGA